Within the Taeniopygia guttata chromosome 15, bTaeGut7.mat, whole genome shotgun sequence genome, the region GCTTTGTCAGGGGCTGGAATACTGGTCAGGGCATAAACCTGACCCCTGCTCACCttcctcagcattctcccaatTCCCACTCTCCCTTCATCCCCCTCAGCACCACgatcccagccctcccagctgCCTTGTGCAGAGCAGGGAGTTTGACCTTCCATGTCTCTCAATACACAGGAGGCTGGATGGTAATAACTCTGAGAATATTAAGAATAATTACTTGTTGTTTAGAAAGGGCAATAAACCACTACACAAGTTAAATGCACATAAATAACAGTGCCAGCAGAACCTGAACTTTTGCATTTCCTGGCTTCAAATGTGCAGCCTTAATAGTGAAATAAGTATTTTGCACTTAATTAGCCTCATACTTTTCTAGCACCTTCATCACAGGAGCTCATGAGTTCACACACATATACTGAATATTTTCAGGGCCAgagccagctccagctgatAAAAGGAGTGTTTAGTGACCAAGCCTTTCTACAGAGCACATTTGgttctgcctgctcagggttaCTGTCTGGAAGCTCACACAAAGGACTGCTGTGTTTATACAGTCATTTTCAAAGCTCagtaatttttcactttatCAGGAAATtaagcaggagaaaaagaagttcGTAAATCTCTAAAGGGTTcaacttttaaaattccttCTGAAACAATGAAAATTGTTATTATGCTTAGAAAATTCTCATGGAGGATGTTTGGAAAAAGCCTGTCTGTGTGGAGAGGAAACTGTGTCATTGCTGTAAATATAAAGATTGCTAAAGCAGCAGTTCTAATGCAAAGAGACTTTGAATTAACAATTATCAGTATGTCTTCCAGGGAGAGCCAAGAATTGGATGACAGAATTGATTATGAAGAGTTTACACTCTATTCCAAAATACATAATTAGAGACAAAATATACAGGGCATAGATAGAAAGACATGAAAGCAACAGCCTGTAATTAACAGTGGAAATTAATGTGGAAATCAGCCTCTCCATTCTGTAACTCTAACTAATGATTGTAACAAATTATTAGAAACGAGTTTCTCAAAGAGCACTGGTGAGAACTGTGAATAGCCTTGCTTAGGAAGCAGATTAACAGATGCTGGTTAAAACTCCATATTGCACCGATTTTCCAAGGAATAATGATTGGTTTAGTGTGGCAACATTAAGGCAAAGGGTGATAACATGTCAGCTTGAGGATGAGCATGGAGGACTGGGATAAGTACTGACACTGACTGGTCATTCTGATTGGCACTTTGATCCTCTGGGATCCCACTGGCAGCCAGGAGAATGCAACCAGCAGTGTTTGTTAACACAGGGTCATGCAAGAGGAAACCACAGTaccaaacatttaaaaaaaaatcctacaagGGACACAAGTCTTCTTATTGGCTGCAATGTGGGATCGTCTGGAATCAATCCAGCTGCTACCATGGGCATTATGGCTGTAAAGATCCTGGTCAGGAAAGTACAGACACAGAAGAGATAAGACTGgagcaagggaaagaaaaggcattccattaaaaagaaaacaggcaaACATGATACATGGGGTTACTTTGAATTACAACACAGGACACGTTACAGGGAGAGGGGCATCTGCATCACCCAAGACAGCTCTCCTCAGTGAAAAACTCTTGCTCAGAAAAACCAGTTATTGTAACAGTTTCAATTGCTTTTGGATTTCTAAAAGATACCACTTTCCTGTTGTGAGGCAGCCTGCAACCTGGGTTGGGTTTCATGAAGGTATGACCACCTCTAGCAATGCAGAGCAGAGTGCACATTTTTGTTCCAAGAGACAAACAGGCACAGACACAATGAAATGAAGGATGAAGGTGTGTGTTAAGAAATACAAAACAGGACTCTGCTGTGACTACTGGATTGGCACAGGGTTAGAGAGGACCAGCATTACAGTTAAAGATTCCACAAGGGTAACAGTTGATATTTTCAAGTTAAAAACCAGTATTGCAGGTGAACTCTTGAAATAACCTCCTAGGAAGCTCCGTGGTTAAAGGGCCTGTGTGTCTGTTCCAAAGGAACTTGTGTTACTTCTCATGCAGAAAGATGCCAACTGCAGGCAGCTGAATGCTTTTGGGAAACcttgcagctgctctggcagcagcatttAGGAGCTGGCTCGCAGCAAGACGGGTTCTTTGTGAGGGTTCAGCACTTCCACTGAGCATTAGCCACTCCATGCAGCACAGAGGCTGAGAGAGCCGAGtgctctgtgcccagccagccccacacagccctgccagcacacCTCCATCCGTACCTGCAACACCCTCTGTCTGTCTAAGGATTCTCCTCACAGGTTCTCCCTTGtgccaaatatttttttgaacTGTGGACTAATGTCAATTAAAGATTAAGTTGAAATCGTGAGAGACATTTCACTTGTGACCAAAtacagctctccccagctcacTAACTGCTGTTCTGAGgttaaaattgaaaacaaatggGCAAGCACTGTTGGATCTTTAGCAGCAGCCAGGATTTCTATTTTTGTGCAATATGGCACAtcctgagctgcagagctgacagACACACCAGCTTTTGTAGACTGCAAGAATAGGAAGAAAACTCCTGGCTGCTTGAGGCATGACATCAGTGACAAACAAGCACGTAGTCttaaggagaaaacaaaagggTGTTTTCTGCTCCAAACAGAGGGAGCATTTTTAATCCTTGGACTTTTCCTCCTCAGTAAAGCCTCCTGGTTacattatttcattaaaaatctgTCATGTGATGTGGGAGAGACAAATGTTCGAGTCAGGCAGTCTGAGATGAGAACTCAAGAGTTTGCCCCAAACGTGCCAACCcagaaaaaaagctgatttttgtagcttctgttttccttttgttatgGACTTGCAGCACTGAATCACCTGAGCACATCTTGGATGGCACAGGCTACACATCCATATGGCTCATTCCCCCAGACTCTGTGTGATGAAGGCAAAAAGGGCACATTGCACAGGCAAGCATAAAACTCCCCTTGAGAGGGCTCCTATTTTTGTACTTCAGCTTTTTGTTTAATCAGGAGAAAAATTgtgaaagggagggaaaagcaaCCCCACTTTCCTCTGTAAAGGCACTCTGCATGCAGAGAGCAGCACTGGAAGTTTTCATCACATCACTGGGCACAGCTCATGTTGCCAGGTGTTCcccaggcagccagagggaccctggggagggagaagggagcTCTGGAGACACctcacagcaggcagggactgcagctggggcaggagggtgTTGGGACAGGACAGAAACTACACTGGCTTCTCTGGTTTGCCCAGCAGTGACATTTCCTGACTTTTTCAAGCCCAACTACAAGCACAGTGTTCACAACACACAGAGAcgggaggagggaaggaaaataaaaccccaccAGAGAAATCCTATCCAGACAGGCTGCAAGAATGAGACAAACCTGAAAACTGTTACCTACAACAGAATTAGCTTTTAAAAACTctaaaagaaatgtaaaagaaaCTTTACAGTTAATATATTGTGCGACACAATATGATCATCATCATAATCACCACAGCCACAGAATGAAAACTGAAATCCAAACTCAAAGTGTATTTTCTACTCATGTGAGAGGAAGGTTTCTCTCAGCACAGGCAGAAAGTTGCAGTCTACTTCAAATAATCAACAGTGCCCTCCTGACTCCCTGGTGTTTTGGGTCAGTCCAGATCTTCCTATGGAATTTACtctcacagggctgctgctgttactAAACAAGGACTGAAGGTTGtggacatggggacaggatgGAAGAACTCTTTATATGGAAACAACAGTTCCAAAATCACTTATGCAGTTTAAAAAGTTACGCTTCTGGTATCACAAAAATCTAAAGAGTTGCTGTGAGAAGACTTAAGttggaataaataaatgtacAGGGGGGAGTTTCAACAGAGAAAAGGACTGGCCAACACAGTGATTTTATAATTAAGTGATACTCTAGTAACAGCACATCTCTGGCAGTAAGCTTTGGTGCCAACAGCAGCattcatatttcagaaaaaggtGGGGTTCTTCTAGCCAAGCAAGTGCCCATCCTCTCAGCAGCAAATTTGCTCAGCAAACAGAAGGGTTTTGTGCTGCCCACATAGTGCAAGTCAGGTTTAAAGGCTTCAGTCAACAGGGAAATGGACACAGTGAGGTCATGGGAAAATGATAATCCAAGACTGAAAGTTGTCTCAGATCTAGACAAAAGTTTTGGCCAAAACCAACTGTTGTTTTACATCTGCCAAGTACTCATTCAGCGTGTCTCTCATATACAGTAGGAATGTGGttatctgaatttttaaaagtctttaaaaTTGTCCTATGCATAAGAAACATTTGGTATTTACAGACTGTACCCAGTATGCTTAGTAAATATGCTACTTACAGTCGTTTGATTCCAGATTCAGGCTGAGTTGAGGGTTTTGGCTGAATTATGGGTGTAGGCTGTGGGGATCTAGTTTCTTCTTCTATTTCCTCacttgaaagaaagaaaagataattaATGTTCTCCTCCCAAGCCATGGAAGCACTTTGAGATCTACAATTCAATCTGAGGTAGCACTGTTGATGTAGGAATGCAAAAAGATCTGTTCAAAACCCATTCAGATCAATTGAAAATTTTTTATCAACCAAAGATCAGCAGCAAGAACTGAGActccattaaatattttcttctcattgtgacaaggagagggagaagaggaatgGATTAAATAAAAGGTCtagaattttcattttagacCCACTCCTATTCTCATTTTTTGAAGTTCAAATGTATTAGATGTTTGTAATCTTTCTAGGATtcggggcagagcagggagttAGGGAAGAACAAGTTTGAGGTACGGGGCTCCAACTGAGGCTGCATTCTTACAGTCTCTGCACAAGCCTTTGCAGGAACACGAACTTGGACAGAACTTCAGAGCACATTTATTGTTTCTACACCTGCCCTGTGGCTCCCTGAGTATATCATCCAACAGGAGAGGAGATGTAACCCACCTTTTGTAATATAAAAGTTCCTCCTGAAGCAAAAACACTCTAGATTTCAGTTCATTCCTCTCGTGAAGAACATCCCGGAGCTCCTGCAGGGTGAATCTTGGGCGATTGGGATCTTTTAAGTCCATTGCCATTTTTTCTGACTCAGAGAGACAATCATCATTGTTTGGTTCTGCCTAGGGAGTGAAATGTGGTCTTTAAATTCACTGTCCAATTCAAATGTCCACCTTTTGATAAGTCAGTTTTAGGAATTCATACTTTTAACAAATAGTGTAAATCAAACATCAGTTTTTTATCTAAACACTGAAAAACTGGCATGACAAAGGTCATACAGTTCTTTCCAGCTCCCCCCACAAAGAAGTGTCTTCTTCTAATGTAAACATACAATGATGAAAAATCACAAGGTTCTGGGAAGGGTACTTGGAACTGAGATTCTGAAAAGCAGCTCCAAGCCTTAAGAGGCAGGATTTATAACAATACAAATAAAGGCAGGACACTCTGTTCcaggaaaatacatttgaaatgtAGCAAAGTCCAtttgaaatgtgatttttttttgcaaggacTGATAAAGGCCAGCACATGAAatcagagctgccagcagccaggtCAGCCACTCGGTCTCGTGGAAGGATGCAGAGATCAGAGTCTCAGAGCTCCTGTGTGGCACTGACAGCTTGCTGGAAATTTGAGGAGTTGAGAAGTGAAATTCCTACACAGTCCATtttttgtaatcctgactcTACCCTCTTCTAAGCTCCTGTGTTTTCCATACACTGATCCATGATTTCAGGCTGAACTTGGCTAAGGCTGGTGCAAGGTGAATTTCAGGTGAATTTCAGTGCCTGTCCTGCAGGGATGAGGCAGCAGAGTGATGCTCACTTGGGCACTGTTTGATCGCCCTTTCCATCCAAACACATTCCTTTGCCCAGACTACATGGAATAAAGATTGATGCAACAAGAGGTTCAAAGGAAATTACCCAAAcacttttcctcctcttcaccCGCTAGGTACAGGTCTGAGCTGGTGTCTCTTCTTTTGGTTGTGTATTTGTCCCATATCTCTGCCCAAAGAAGCTATTTTTGCTAGATTTGGCTCAAACCAGCAAAGACTGAGCAGCCTGTACCCGATGCAAATGTCCTTGACTGAGGCCAACCAGCAATGTCCATTCCATTGCATGCATCTATTCCACTTTCTGCTTGCCACTGCAGTTCCTGTGGGAGCAGTGTCCTgccagagggagcagggacggcTCTAATTAGAAGAGGCACCATTGCCATGGAACTGATGAGTTAGAGAGAGGTGAAGAATGCATCCTTTCTCTGCAGACACTGAGGACACTTTCACTCCTGCTGGCTCCAGgcctgggctccccagccctgTTTACAAAGCTGGGTGTCCTGGCTGAATTAACAGCAATGAAATAATCCTTTTCATTATTAATACAGTGCTTGTCCAACTCAGCAGTGACATGTTAACACAACACTGGCTGTCACATTCCCAGGGGACCAAGGTACCCCATCAGACCTTGTCTCTCCTTTTTGATGTGTGTTCCTGCCTATTGCCAGTGAAATGGATGTTTCACTGGATGTTTCACTTTCTGCTGCAGTCTGTCAGGCATTTACACTGTGGAGCTCTTACCAGTGCATTAAGCTGAACAGCTCTGTGTGACAGAGCTCCTCTAAGTTCTTAAATATCATGACACCCCTTATTGCATTTCCTGCTCTGCTAAGAGCATCATTAGGAGGGGGAAATGCACTACATTTGCTTCAGGAATAAAAAAGTAATGTCACAGGCACAAAGGAAAATACTAGGAACCATAAAGAGGACTAAGGGATCAACAGATCACTGCATCTTTTTCTCAGGAAGCTCCCCTCAAATttgcattcctgctgctctgatcTCAGCCCAGCTCCATTTGCAGACTGTCACTTTGCCTGTTCTGCAAGAAcctggctctgccagcaggaaaGTTTGCTTTTCATGAACATCTGTGCTCACAACACTTCACTGCACAAATTCTAATaggaagcaaaagcagaaataaggCCAAAGTTAGTTCCTCTAGAAAGTGCcttgaaatatttatatgttgATGTGGTAGCACTTAGCCAGCTTAATCCTGACTGATCTGAAGTGCCATAAGAACTGCGGGGACCAGGTGTGCAGAGCTCTGCCCCGACTCTGGGACCACTTCTGGCAGTTTCTGTTCCACTGTTCCACCATCACCCCCAAGCACCCCTGTGCCCATCTGGCCTTGAATATTTGCAGACCTGGCAAAGCTGAAGCTACTGTTGGCTGTTTGTCTTTTGAAAACCCAGACCAAGGGAtaggtttgttggtttgttttcctcAGGGGGAAGGGGTAGGTGTGtacaaagaaaatgaagcaaactCACTACCACAACTCTGCCAAAACACAAAGAGGTACTTGCTACAAAGTCCAAAGCTTTTTAAAAGGCTGTTTAAAAAGTGATCCAAAGTGCCTCTTACCTTTACTTCCTCCCCATTTTGGCTGGCCTGGCTGTCCTCACCCTGCAGCTTTTCTCTGAGcttgcccagctctgctctcaggtTGCCCATCTCCTGCTCCTTGGTTTGCAGATACGCTTCCAGCTCCACCTTCTGCTCGATCAGCGCCTTCCCCTGCGCCTCAACCACCGTGATCCGGTGCCGCAGGTCGTGGTTAATTTTCATCAgcctgttctgctgctgctgaagctgcaAAACATCCATGCAAGAGCTCAGTGTGCCATGAGCCATCATGGCCCAGCCCCAAACATCATCTTGAAGCAGTGGGTTCCTGTTGCATTTAGTCTGAAAAATTCCCCCCCTCTCCTCACCCCCAGATTagtttttctaatatctaattttCTACTACAGTTCCAGTCACCCAAATTTAATCGATTTCTAGAGTAAATTCCCCTAGCACAGGGAGATTTTCAGATAAAACCAAATCCATCACTTCTGATATTAATTCAAGGATAGGGTGGCTTATGGGATTCTGAATCAAATCTTAACCCAGGGGAGAAGAACGACAAGACAGAGGAATCCTCAGTGTTCAGTTTAGAAGTACTTTGCTttcagctccagggctctctccTAAGGCAGGATGTGACCTGCTGGGTGTGTGTGGACAGCCCCAACTCGAAAGGCAGcacctgccagaggcacttgggcagagcagagatcacTTAGGCCTGGCCTTACCAGCACCAGGAAAGTCCCATGGCCTAAGGACATGAGGCAGTGTGAGGAATGGGAAGCAAAATATGGGTAAGGAGGTCATTCCACAGCAAGTGCCAAATCTCATGTCATGCCTGGAGTCACAGTGGAGTCTGTGACTCATCTGAACAGGCTTGGGCTGAGCAttgggctgggcagtgccctTCTCGTGCAGAGATGATCCACACTGCATCCCTGGTGTGGGACTACACTGAAGCCTGACCGTTCTGGACactccacagctctgctggatACATCAGTTGCAGGGCTATTAATCCAGCactatttatattttctgtattaacTTCAAACTCAAAACCAGGCTATGGAGGTGTGggtgagaaagaagagaaataggaaaagaaTAAGCTGTAAGGAACCACTTACAGCCTCTATATCCTCATTTTTAAGTCCAAGTTCACGGTCCTTTGCCCTGATTTCATCCCTCTGTTTATCTACCACTTCCTTCAGCTTCTTCATGACTTGCCGTTCTCTCTCTGACATCCCTggttaaaaaaagaacacagaacACAAACTAAGGAcagtcaggagctgctgaggctgAGAACAATAGCAATGAGAAATACTTAAGTAGACTCTGGAAGTTGCCTGCTGGTAGAATTACAGAGATGCTTTAGAGGTTACCTCAAGGGTAACAGAGAACACTGATGACAGAATCCACTCCATAAAGCCACCACAAAGAGACTCTTTAAAAAAGGAACTGACAGTCCTCAGAAACATTTATAACAGTGAGTGACACTGCTGCATCTTCCTGCCTTAGCAGTTTTACATCAATGTTCATACTGTGCCTCAGGGAGCTTGGTTATCTGTGTGATTATCTCTGGAATCAGCTGGCCAAGGCCTTGTGAAAATTGTAAAAAAGATGGTCTGGATCTTCAGTAAGATGTAAACAACACATCACTGTTGCGGATTGCATCTGGATCCAAACCAGCTGAGAAGATTGATTTTTAGTTGAAATCCAGTTTTTGAACTAGATTTTTAGTTGAAATCCAGCTTTGTGTTTGGTGAAAAGAAGATGAAACGGGACCTTCAGAGGGTACCCCCACCCTGAATGCAGAACCAAAATTTAGTCTGAATCATGGTCACatattttctcctcattttttgCCACCCTTTTCCCATCCTATTGTGTAGTAATTCATATTTAGAGTAACTGCACTTGAGAGAAGAATACTTGATAGCATTTCACTGGTGAAAGGAGTTTGGAACATTGCCAAGAATCCAACACCAATCTTGTCTGAAAATAAAGAAGGGGTTAGACTAACCTTAAGTCTGACCAATTAATCATTAGGAAATGTCATAAACCACAGGACACATTATTCTATTTGCCATTACAGAGATAACTTGGATCTGGTACTGCAGTGATGGACTCTTGAGAGCAGACACAGAGCAGAGGTTTTACCTTGGTGAGATGATGAATCTCCTTCCCTGAGACTGGCACAGAGATGTGCAGTTTGATGGTCCTGAGCTATCACATGAAATCACATTGCACAGCATCCTTGAAGATGAAAACCCTGCCAGGGCAGTGTGTGGCTCCTCTGGCCAAAGCCCAGCCCAAGCAGGAGCTCAAATTCAGGGTCTGCTGCTATCTGTATTCATTTTGTTATGTGGGTCTTCAGCTTCTTCCATTTATGAACTGCAAGTGGTGCTAATTCACTCCTCACTCTGGGCAGGCTGGAAAGCTGCTTCCTTTTCAATATATTAAAGCAGCTCCCACATCAGAAATATTCTCTGTATGCATCAAATGTGTCCAGCTGGGAAAGACTCTACTTTCTAACATCAGCTGAGACTTCCTGGTTTTGTTCTTACCCCATCAGAGAAATCCAGAGTTGCTCCCACAAGAGAAATTAGCTGCATGTCTGTAGGAACTCTAGCTCACAGGTCAGCTACAGAATGAACTGAGGGATAATAGAGAAGAGCAGGACAAAGCTCAGAGAAGGAAAGGGAGTAACTGGTGGATGTgcactcctgcagcagctgtggacTCCCATGTAGGGAGTGGACCAGAGCAAAcaggggaacagcagctccAATCCTCAGTGCTAAAGGACCAGAGCTGTGGTACTGCAGAGAACAGGAactgctctgctgggaaaagGACCAGTGGCCATGGCTGGCCAGGAATTTGGTTCACAGGACATGTTCCTGTCAAACCCCAGAAAAGAACTGTCAGTGACATGGTGTTCACATTCTAGTGTTACGTTCTCACCCCTTTTAATTCTGTGGTACATTTGCCTGCTCTATTTCTGGACCCTGGTTTTTAtcagctctgtgctgttctGGGTTCTAGTTTTTTCACAGgataattttaattctttgctGTGGTACCAGCTCATCCCTACCAGGGAAAACAAGTGTCACAAACACAAACTGCTGCTTAACTGTTCTAAAAGATCCACATTCCTCTCTCACAACACAGGTCTGGTACTTCTCTGCACCCAAAAACCTCACTGCAGGTTCCTGGATCCACTCACTGCAGCCTGCCTTGGGGCTGGGGCCTGAAACATTGGCTGTATGTAAAACCAAAAGAATCTAAAACTTTGCCTTGAAGTAGAGGGCCTGCAGTGAAACTTTAGACTGGTGGTTTCACCCAGAAGGAGGTAGTGAATGCAGCTGTATCCATTAGTACTTGTGAGATGCTTTGAGATCTCTAGATAGCAGGTgctatttaaaggaaaaaataccatTCAGTGCTGACTACTTTTACTTTTCCTCCCActgtgctcttttttttttttttttgctaacatTTGGTGAACCTAAAAGGCTTCAATTGTGTGCACAGAtcattacaatttttatttcaggaaatgGTGGCGGGGGGAAGGAAAGGTGGGGAGTTTTGTGAAAGTCACATCTCCTTCCATTTCCTCAGGCACTGggaaagaggagagggaaatCACTAAGTGCcctaaatgtaaaataattatcTCTAAATGGTTCAAACTCTAATAAATGCAAGATCTTAAATGGCACACCCAGCCAGCTTCCCCAGGCACATCCTATGAGCAGCTTCCTGTGGTTTGCTGTGATCCTGGCGTTGTTCCAGCAAGAGAATGGAAAGCAGCTGGAGGGGAGGACACcgaaaaaagaaaagaaactgggaaaaacaaaaaagtacaTTCCTTTTGTTTAGTGATCTGTTCAGTGCTGTGTCCATACAACATCTGTCACTACAGGCCAAGTGCCAGGCAGAGCCTGTGGCACTGCACCATTACCTAAACACTCAGAACAAGTTCAGCACCCCTTTTGAAGGGAACTGTAggtcctgcagcacaggagggTCACACGAGTGCTGCCATCTTGTTGCCTGTCCCTtaccacagccaggctgggacagcagctcctctgcagtgGCACAGCAGCCTGCTCATCCTGTTTGACACACTTGGGTCAACTTTGCATGTGGCACTTTCCTGGGATATTCCAATCAGTCAGCACCATCAAGCTTCAAGCAGTGCTCAATTTGGGCTTGGGAGGAGTCACTTTCATGGGTGTTACAGGCTCATCTttatcccctcccttgcctttTGAGTGCTGCTGTCACAGGTCCTTTCACaggagccctgctctgctcagactGCACAGAACACTCCTGTTTGCACAGGACTGCCTCTGCCTCACCCACAAACACTTCCTCACACTCAAGTGAGGCTCTGAGAATTCATTGTCAGGACTGACTCTCGAGGTTTTGCACACCCAGATCAGTGGTCTCTGCTCTCTGTATAAAATCACCCCTCTCTGTGTGGTGAGTGAGCAGTGAGCTGCTGATC harbors:
- the RILPL1 gene encoding RILP-like protein 1 isoform X2, whose protein sequence is MRGAAPGPPGAGHWWRGGGGGAAAPASRRRSPSTARPSLNTPGRAARSSRELPGPAAAGPPRPERARRRLCGSRGAGRAMDGGGGGVPPALEKNAAELTVMDVYDIASAVGQEFERVIDQHGCEAIARLMPKVVRVLEILEVLVSRNHINPEMEELRLELDRLRLERMDRIEKERKHQKELELVEDVWRGEAQDLLTQIAQLQEENKQLMTNLSHKDINFTEEEFQKHEGMSERERQVMKKLKEVVDKQRDEIRAKDRELGLKNEDIEALQQQQNRLMKINHDLRHRITVVEAQGKALIEQKVELEAYLQTKEQEMGNLRAELGKLREKLQGEDSQASQNGEEVKAEPNNDDCLSESEKMAMDLKDPNRPRFTLQELRDVLHERNELKSRVFLLQEELLYYKSEEIEEETRSPQPTPIIQPKPSTQPESGIKRLIFTAIMPMVAAGLIPDDPTLQPIRRLVSLV